In the Sus scrofa isolate TJ Tabasco breed Duroc chromosome 6, Sscrofa11.1, whole genome shotgun sequence genome, one interval contains:
- the SMIM1 gene encoding small integral membrane protein 1 translates to MQPQESSVQYSRWEDGGSRDGVSVASGPGAEEASGWARVSRKLCSGKLGISLKVLGGVALFWAVFILGYITGYYVHKCK, encoded by the exons ATGCAGCCCCAGGAGAGCAGCGTCCAGTACAGCCGGTGGGAGGACGGCGGCAGCCGGGATGGAGTCAGCGTGGCCAGCGGGCCCGGCGCGGAGGAGGCCTCGGGCTGGGCGAG GGTCTCCCGGAAGCTGTGCTCCGGCAAGCTGGGCATCTCCTTGAAGGTGCTGGGCGGAGTGGCCCTCTTCTGGGCCGTGTTCATCCTGGGCTACATCACCGGCTACTACGTGCACAAGTGCAAATAA
- the LRRC47 gene encoding leucine-rich repeat-containing protein 47, with amino-acid sequence MAAAAAVSEPWPELDLAERERRRELLLTGPGLEQRVREAGGRLPPRLFTLPLLHYLEVSGCGSLREPGPGLAQGLPQLHSLVLRRNALGPGLTPELGPLPALRVLDLSGNALEALPPGQGLGPAEPPSLPQLQSLNLSGNRLRELPADLARCAPRLQTLNLTGNRLDAFPAALFQPGALPLLSELAAADNCLRELSPGIAHLASLKTLDLSNNQLSEIPAELADCPKLKEINFRGNQLRDKRLEKMVCGCQTRSILEYLRAGGRGCCRGRGRAEGPEKEEGRRKRRERRKRDSGEGEEAAVDEASRLLLRVLHVSENPAPLTVRASPEVKDVRPFIVGAVVRGMDLRPGNALKRFLSCQTKLHEDLCEKRTAATIATHDLRAIRGPLLYTARPPQDLKIVPLGRREVKAKDLVRQLQLEAEEHRKQKKRQNVSGLHRYLHLLDGQERYPCLLDADGDAISFPPITNSEKTKIKKTTCDLFLEVTSAASLQICKDILDALILKMAELNKYTLENKEESSLSDPEADAEAGPPSDARVAPTAEQDRRAPLVVEQVRVVDQDGQLKVVYPSKTDLDLAAAHVTVTR; translated from the exons atggcggcggcggcggcggtgtcGGAGCCCTGGCCTGAGCTGGACCTGGCGGAGCGGGAGCGGCGGCGGGAGCTGCTGCTGACGGGGCCCGGGCTGGAGCAACGGGTGCGCGAGGCGGGCGGGCGCCTGCCGCCGCGGCTCTTCACGCTGCCGCTGCTGCACTACCTGGAGGTGAGCGGCTGCGGGAGCCTGCGCGAGCCGGGCCCGGGCCTGGCACAGGGCCTCCCGCAGCTGCACAGCCTGGTGCTGCGGCGCAACGCTCTGGGACCCGGCCTGACCCCCGAGCTCGGCCCGCTGCCAGCGCTGCGCGTGCTCGACCTGTCGGGCAACGCGCTGGAGGCGCTGCCGCCgggccagggcctgggccccGCGGAGCCGCCGTCCCTCCCGCAGCTGCAGAGCCTCAACCTCAGCGGCAACCGGCTGCGCGAGCTGCCCGCCGACCTGGCGCGCTGTGCCCCGCGCCTGCAGACCCTCAACCTCACCGGCAACCGCCTGGACGCCTTCCCCGCCGCGCTCTTCCAGCCCGGCGCGCTGCCGCTGCTCAGCGAACTGGCGGCCGCAGACAACTGCCTGCGGGAGCTCAGCCCCGGCATCGCccacctggcctcgctcaag ACCCTGGACCTGTCCAACAACCAGCTGAGCGAGATCCCGGCCGAGCTGGCCGACTGCCCCAAGCTCAAGGAGATCAACTTCCGCGGGAACCAGCTGCGGGACAAGCGCCTGGAGAAGATGGTGTGCGGCTGCCAGACCAGGTCCATCCTGGAGTACCTGCGGGCCGGGGGCCGAGGGTGCTGCCGCGGCCGGGGCAGGGCCGAAGGCCCCGAGAAGGAGGAGGGccggaggaagaggagggaacgGAGGAAGCGGGACAGCGGGGAGGGCGAGGAGGCAGCGGTGGACGAGGCCAGCCGGCTGCTGCTCAGGGTCCTGCACGTGTCCGAGAACCCCGCCCCGCTGACGGTCAGGGCGAGCCCCGAGGTCAAGGACGTGCGGCCCTTCATCGTGGGCGCCGTCGTGCGGGGCATGGACCTGCGGCCCGGGAATGCGCTCAAGCGGTTCCTCTCCTGCCAG ACAAAGCTGCACGAGGACCTTTGCGAGAAGAGGACAGCGGCCACCATCGCGACGCACGACCTCAGAGCCATCCGAGGGCCCCTGCTGTACACCGCCCGCCCGCCGCAGGACCTCAAG ATCGTCCCTTTGGGGCGCCGGGAAGTCAAGGCCAAGGACCTggtgcggcagctgcagctggaggccgaggagcacaggaagcagaagaagagGCAGAATGTGTCGGGCCTGCACAG GTACCTCCACCTGCTGGACGGGCAGGAGCGCTACCCGTGCCTCCTGGATGCCGATGGCGACGCGATTTCCTTCCCGCCGATAACCAACAGCGAGAAGACCAAG ataaagaaaaccaCTTGCGATCTGTTCCTGGAGGTGACGAGTGCGGCCAGCCTGCAGATCTGCAAGGACATCCTGGATGCCCTCATCCTG AAAATGGCAGAACTGAACAAgtacactttggaaaacaaagaggaaagctCCCTCTCCGACCCTGAGGCCGATGCCGAGGCTGGACCCCCTTCGGATGCCAGGGTGGCCCCCACAGCCGAGCAGGACAGGCGCGCCCCACTGGTGGTGGAGCAGGTCCGGGTGGTGGACCAGGACGGGCAGCTGAAGGTGGTGTATCCATCCAAGACGGACCTGGACCTCGCCGCAGCACACGTGACCGTGACCCGCTGA
- the CCDC27 gene encoding coiled-coil domain-containing protein 27: MVPIRASTPPKKKSLVPNLMEKGLMVLWKVASRAQQAPERKLHPKQRSPSKSAQAISNYARRMRDFNINASPGDSGFAFQVEELWKKFLTRPGCPQFSTRPTSMTHHGSAMTLPLPEDLCVGSEPWKMTKALPSDTKADEDARATQDGRSLTPAPHFSTGRLLPFSKSACEFSYPRRTSESQVPSPTPGSPVLPQSRLRKPWYISVIHEKDQCLLVLREEVQRLSELEVKVQKKDEELLALLEEREALKKQLKCLLKGKGQEASLGTGTQEEPPMTDRDRDLAGGSCKEEEDGLEGEAARAGGSRKGTLQDKGGEEEEEVKEEEDEEEGVAVALEEEGGEEMVLELEEEKELQDEAMGRRRAGSVDDTFEEELMAQLEAYEHLLQEFQFQLEVVRTRYSLATGAITSLMRQIEFQESQLQKVTTENEMLQKELRERKQQLQAMSDKFSNLREDKKHQEVTGLIQRDNLLLQQQVWQLEKEIAKREQTISELEAKVSQLQTEVNQNQNHLQRRKQLQEEMQNKNEMVQLAEQQARVALESAQSRLERLRNKIIQAAFNTLGIKSLATEISDSDILEALQRVISERTDYYNQLKQKGVKVPPLQQSEILSSTGKSKKISSK; the protein is encoded by the exons ATGGTACCCATCAGGGCCAGCACGCCGCCCAAGAAGAAAAGTCTGGTGCCCAACTTGATGGAGAAGGGCCTGATGGTCCTCTGGAAAGTGGCCAGCCGGGCCCAGCAGGCCCCAGAAAGGAAACTTCACCCCAAACAGCGTTCCCCCAGCAAGTCGGCTCAGGCGATCAGCAACTACGCCCGGAGGATG CGTGATTTCAACATCAACGCCAGCCCAGGGGACAGCGGCTTCGCATTCCAAGTGGAGGAGCTTTGGAAGAAGTTTCTCACGCGTCCCGGCTGCCCCCAGTTCAGTACCCGCCCCACATCCATGACCCACCACG GTTCAGCCATGACCCTCCCTCTGCCCGAAGACCTGTGTGTCGGCTCTGAGCCCTGGAAGATGACCAAGGCCCTTCCCTCAGACACAAAGGCAGATG AAGATGCCAGGGCCACTCAGGACGGGAGGAGTCTGACCCCCGCCCCTCACTTCTCGACAGGCCGCCTCCTTCCCTTTAGCAAGAGCGCCTGCGAGTTCAGTTACCCGCGGAGGACGAGCGAATCCCAGGTGCCGAGCCCGACCCCCGGCAGCCCGGTCCTGCCGCAGAGCCGCCTGAGGAAGCCTTGGTACATCTCTGTCATCCACGAGAAG GATCAGTGCCTGCTCGTGCTGAGGGAGGAAGTCCAGCGGCTCTCAGAGCTGGAGGTGAAGGTTCAGAAGAAAGACGAGGAGCTCCTGGctctcttggaggagagggaggccTTGAAGAAGCAGCTGAAGTGCCTCCTGAAGGGCAAAGGCCAGGAGGCCTCGCTGGGCACAGGC ACTCAAGAAGAGCCCCCCATGACCGACAGAGACAGGGACCTGGCAGGGGGCAGCTGCAAGGAGGAGGAAGACGGCCTGGAAGGGGAGGCGGCGAGGGCCGGTGGGAGCAGGAAGGGGACTCTGCAGGACAAGGgaggcgaggaggaggaggaggtgaaggaggaagaggatgaggaggagggtgtggcggtggctctggaggaggagggcggggaggagatggtgctggagctggaggaggagaaggagctgcAGGATGAGGCCATGGGCAGGAGGAGGGCTGGCTCCGTGGACGACACCTTTGAGGAGGAGCTGATGGCGCAGCTGGAGGCGTACGAGCACCTGCTGCAGGAGTTCCAGTTCCAGCTGGAGGTCGTCCGGACCAGATACTCCCTCGCAACCG GAGCCATCACATCCTTAATGCGACAAATAGAGTTCCAAGAGTCCCAGCTGCAGAAAGTCACCACAGAAAATGAGATGCTGCAGAAGGAGCTGCGGGAGCggaagcagcagctgcaggccatGTCTGACAAG TTCTCCAACCTCCGGGAAGACAAGAAGCACCAGGAGGTGACAGGGCTCATCCAGAGAGACAACCTCCTCCTCCAACAG caagTGTGGCAGCTGGAGAAAGAAATCGCCAAGCGGGAACAGACAATCTCGGAACTCGAGGCCAAGGTCAGCCAGCTGCAGACTGAGGTGAACCAGAACCAGAACCACCTGCAGAGGCGGAAGCAGCTGCAGGAAGAGATGCAGAACAAGAACGAGATGGTCCAGCTGGCGGAGCAGCAGGCCCGGGTGGCCCTGGAGAGCGCCCAGTCCCGG CTTGAAAGACTAAGAAACAAGATCATCCAGGCTGCCTTTAACACCCTAGGGATCAAGTCCTTGGCCACTGAGATCTCTGACAGTGATATCCTGGAGGCCTTGCAG CGGGTCATCTCAGAGAGGACCGACTACTACAACCAGCTGAAACAGAAGGGTGTCAAAGTGCCCCCCCTGCAGCAGTCGGAGATCTTATCCTCCACCGGCAAGTCCAAGAAGATAAGCTCCAAGTAG